Proteins from a genomic interval of Medicago truncatula cultivar Jemalong A17 chromosome 3, MtrunA17r5.0-ANR, whole genome shotgun sequence:
- the LOC120579530 gene encoding egg cell-secreted protein 1.3: protein MASNHKVLVLVALTITALVLSTSIVESRKLSNPSNLMSIEERLKVSGEPSNCWESLFKLQACSGEIITFFLNGETFLGNGCCQAIKVITNDCWPNVVSSLGFTNEETHVLEGYCDEVEDIYSPPPPTPLVSFVEPKEIVP from the coding sequence ATGGCTTCCAATCACAAAGTTTTAGTTCTTGTTGCTCTAACGATCACTGCATTGGTGCTATCAACATCTATAGTGGAGTCTAGGAAACTCTCTAACCCTTCCAACTTGATGAGCATTGAGGAAAGATTAAAAGTGAGTGGCGAACCTTCCAATTGTTGGGAGTCACTTTTTAAGCTCCAAGCATGTAGTGGTgaaattataacattttttttaaatggggAAACTTTTTTAGGAAATGGTTGTTGCCAAGCAATTAAGGTTATTACAAATGATTGTTGGCCTAACGTTGTTTCCTCTCTTGGATTCACCAATGAAGAGACTCATGTGTTGGAAGGATATTGTGATGAAGTTGAGGATATTTATTCACCCCCACCACCTACACCACTAGTATCATTTGTTGAGCCTAAGGAGATTGTTCCATAA